The Sandaracinaceae bacterium genome has a window encoding:
- a CDS encoding TetR/AcrR family transcriptional regulator has product MRRRLSPEERREELLAFGQGFFAEHPADAFTMDQIAARAGVSKGLLYNYFGGRRGFYVATVEAIAGQVSILTEPESDMAFVDALQRALERYLRWVADHGDVYRVLVQGGLGVDPQVAEIVERLRRTTVSRVTSRMRAKPTPTLALAIYGWVCFAEHACLEWLSQPEVDADAMLALLTGALAGAVGGAGLSWDEVMHA; this is encoded by the coding sequence ATGAGACGCCGACTCAGCCCCGAAGAGCGCCGCGAGGAGCTGCTCGCCTTCGGCCAGGGCTTCTTCGCGGAGCACCCCGCGGACGCGTTCACCATGGACCAGATCGCGGCGCGGGCCGGGGTCTCGAAGGGGCTGCTCTACAACTACTTCGGCGGCCGGCGCGGCTTCTACGTCGCGACGGTGGAGGCGATCGCGGGGCAGGTCTCGATCCTCACCGAGCCCGAGAGCGACATGGCGTTCGTCGACGCGCTCCAGCGCGCGCTCGAGCGCTACCTGCGCTGGGTGGCGGACCACGGCGACGTCTACCGCGTGCTCGTCCAGGGCGGGCTCGGCGTCGATCCGCAGGTCGCGGAGATCGTGGAGCGCCTGCGCCGGACCACCGTGAGCCGCGTGACGAGCCGCATGCGGGCGAAGCCCACGCCGACGCTGGCGCTCGCGATCTACGGCTGGGTGTGCTTCGCGGAGCACGCCTGCCTCGAGTGGCTGTCGCAGCCCGAGGTCGACGCGGACGCGATGCTCGCGCTCCTGACCGGCGCGCTGGCCGGCGCGGTCGGAGGGGCCGGCCTCTCCTGGGACGAGGTGATGCATGCGTGA
- a CDS encoding fatty acid desaturase — translation MRDDAIWRAHVGAFAWPTLLLLLAVIALVAGAWGGVLLGVMPLWLGSLAATLAAYLAFTVMHEASHGNVHGSRRELKWAGELSGWIASVTLFAPYPAFRVLHLRHHSYTNHPEKDPDYFVAGPAWAAPLRCLLTLPRYYEAFLVGSASRSKAARRERASMLIGLAAFALLAGGLSLSGLWLEVLALWVGPAIVAAAVLAFFFDWLPHHPHQRRERFHDTRAVDVRLLDAPLLGQNLHLVHHLFPRVPFYRYRAVFEAARERLAREGAPVVHPFGAARPIPEET, via the coding sequence ATGCGTGACGACGCGATCTGGCGCGCCCACGTCGGCGCCTTCGCGTGGCCGACGCTGCTGCTCTTGCTGGCCGTGATCGCGCTCGTGGCCGGCGCGTGGGGCGGCGTGCTGCTCGGCGTGATGCCGCTCTGGCTGGGGAGCCTGGCCGCGACCCTGGCCGCCTATCTCGCGTTCACCGTGATGCACGAGGCCAGCCACGGGAACGTGCACGGGAGCCGGCGAGAGCTGAAGTGGGCCGGAGAGCTCAGCGGCTGGATCGCGAGCGTGACCCTCTTCGCGCCCTACCCCGCGTTCCGCGTGCTGCACCTCCGGCACCACAGCTACACGAACCACCCGGAGAAGGACCCGGACTACTTCGTGGCCGGCCCGGCGTGGGCGGCGCCGCTCCGCTGCCTGCTGACCCTCCCTCGCTACTACGAGGCGTTCCTCGTGGGCTCGGCATCGCGTTCGAAGGCGGCGCGGCGCGAGCGGGCGTCCATGCTCATCGGGCTCGCGGCGTTCGCGCTGCTGGCGGGCGGGCTCTCGCTCTCGGGGCTCTGGCTCGAGGTGCTCGCGCTCTGGGTCGGCCCGGCGATCGTGGCCGCGGCGGTGCTCGCCTTCTTCTTCGACTGGCTGCCACACCACCCGCATCAGCGCCGCGAGCGCTTCCACGACACGCGCGCCGTGGACGTCCGCTTGCTCGACGCGCCGCTTCTGGGTCAGAACCTGCACCTGGTGCATCACCTCTTCCCGCGGGTGCCCTTCTATCGCTACCGGGCCGTGTTCGAGGCGGCGCGCGAGCGCCTCGCGCGTGAGGGGGCGCCCGTGGTCCACCCGTTCGGCGCCGCCCGACCCATCCCGGAGGAAACATGA
- a CDS encoding fatty acid desaturase, with translation MLRHTADLRSIAFVLTYFVLIGVVYTVDMPWYAWVGFAGVLSLLSFFCAVITHNTVHCPVFKSRGLNSVFQVALSLTYGHPVSMFVPGHNLSHHKYTQQTKDRMRTDKMRFRWNLLNQLLFMFVVGPPIFKDNARFVKAMKTKNPKWYRQFLVELVVYVAFLVVLLVLDPIKFVVFVLIPHQYAAWGIMGINFVQHDGCDGSHEFNHSRNFKGALINWFTFNNGFHGMHHMRPGLHWSLLPEAHAKELAPHIHPNLDRTSLLKYAFEAYVWPGKRLDYEGNPLVLSAPREDDDWMPATLKKELDIYDADYVPSSTAQA, from the coding sequence ATGCTGCGTCACACCGCCGACCTACGCTCGATTGCGTTCGTCCTGACCTACTTCGTGCTCATCGGTGTCGTCTACACCGTGGACATGCCCTGGTACGCCTGGGTGGGCTTCGCGGGCGTCCTCAGCCTGCTGTCGTTCTTCTGCGCCGTGATCACCCACAACACGGTGCACTGCCCGGTCTTCAAGAGCCGCGGGCTCAACAGCGTCTTCCAGGTCGCGCTGAGCCTGACCTACGGCCACCCGGTCAGCATGTTCGTGCCCGGGCACAACCTCAGCCACCACAAGTACACGCAGCAGACCAAGGACCGGATGCGCACCGACAAGATGCGCTTCCGCTGGAACCTGCTGAACCAGCTCCTCTTCATGTTCGTGGTGGGCCCGCCTATCTTCAAGGACAACGCCCGCTTCGTGAAGGCCATGAAGACCAAGAACCCGAAGTGGTATCGGCAGTTCCTGGTCGAGCTGGTGGTCTACGTGGCGTTCCTCGTGGTCCTGCTCGTGCTCGACCCGATCAAGTTCGTGGTCTTCGTGCTCATCCCGCATCAGTACGCGGCGTGGGGCATCATGGGCATCAACTTCGTCCAGCACGACGGCTGCGACGGGAGCCACGAGTTCAACCACAGCCGCAACTTCAAGGGCGCGCTGATCAACTGGTTCACCTTCAACAACGGCTTCCACGGGATGCACCACATGCGCCCCGGCCTGCACTGGAGCCTGCTCCCCGAGGCGCACGCGAAGGAGCTGGCGCCCCACATCCACCCCAACCTCGATCGCACGAGCCTGCTGAAGTACGCGTTCGAAGCGTACGTCTGGCCGGGCAAGCGCCTCGACTACGAGGGCAACCCGCTCGTGCTCTCCGCGCCGCGCGAGGACGACGACTGGATGCCGGCCACGCTCAAGAAAGAGCTCGACATCTACGACGCGGACTACGTGCCGAGCTCCACCGCGCAGGCGTAG